A portion of the Gossypium arboreum isolate Shixiya-1 chromosome 8, ASM2569848v2, whole genome shotgun sequence genome contains these proteins:
- the LOC128296604 gene encoding uncharacterized protein LOC128296604, whose translation MARAILTFCSLDGRLINNDYNYYIDWIEESIRLLDKKAIVYFITTLWNSWNNRNNFIFHGKEEYARVIWERDITLSKDFHIHNMVNKLMLPLSPSPKKWEKPLRGIVKINFDAAVSNTKTGFGVIARDSEGFFIGGGFGFKNEEMTSDWTELYAFEESLKIARLLNVTKATLETDCTTLTNRIKKRRDDISLMGYLINNFLQNMDRFNNVVVNWDNRNCNKVADFLSNYAIPNEGYLVFGMDYPTVIHNLVIDDVIN comes from the coding sequence ATGGCCCGTGCCATTCTCACATTTTGTAGTTTGGATGGTAGGCTCATTAACAACGACTACAACTACTATATTGACTGGATTGAGGAGTCCATACGGCTTTTGGACAAGAAAGCCATTGTTTACTTTATCACTACGCTATGGAATAGTTGGAATAACCGAAACAACTTCATCTTTCATGGTAAGGAAGAATATGCACGTGTCATTTGGGAGAGGGACATTACCTTAAGCAAGGATTTTCATATTCATAACATGGTTAACAAGTTGATGCTGCCGTTATCCCCTTCTCCAAAAAAGTGGGAGAAGCCTTTAAGAGGTATTGTAAAGATCAACTTCGATGCTGCTGTGTCAAACACAAAAACTGGTTTTGGGGTAATTGCACGTGATTCCGAAGGCTTTTTTATTGGAGGGGGCTTTGGTTTCAAAAATGAGGAGATGACGAGTGACTGGACCGAACTCTATGCTTTCGAAGAGAGCCTTAAGATCGCTAGATTGCTGAATGTTACAAAAGCCACCCTCGAAACAGATTGTACAACCCTAACAAATAGAATAAAGAAGCGTAGAGATGACATTAGTCTCATGGGTTATCTCATTAACAATTTCCTTCAAAATATGGATAGGTTTAATAATGTAGTTGTAAATTGGGACAATCGTAATTGTAATAAGGTGGCAGACTTTTTGAGTAATTATGCCATTCCTAATGAGGGTTATTTAGTTTTTGGGATGGATTACCCTACAGTGATTCATAATCTTGTAATTGATGATGTTATTAATTGA